A genomic region of uncultured Paludibaculum sp. contains the following coding sequences:
- a CDS encoding transposase, which translates to MDRLLDQARTGPFYLCRPVLAEMVAAAIRYGTETLSQYELHAYAVMPNHIHLLITPTILPFRLTQSLKSVTARRANEVLGLTGRPFWGEESYDHMVRNQREFEKIRAYIEQNPVRAGLVAAAEAYPWSSAAPGDLGIASGPRVRPTVGPPSGAPGRT; encoded by the coding sequence ATGGACCGCCTGTTGGACCAGGCGCGGACGGGCCCTTTCTATCTGTGCCGGCCCGTGCTTGCTGAAATGGTCGCCGCCGCTATCCGCTACGGTACCGAGACGCTCAGCCAGTATGAACTGCACGCTTACGCGGTGATGCCCAACCACATCCATCTGCTGATCACGCCCACCATCCTGCCCTTCCGGCTCACCCAATCGCTCAAGAGCGTCACCGCCCGGCGGGCAAACGAGGTGCTGGGACTCACCGGCCGCCCATTCTGGGGAGAGGAGAGCTACGACCACATGGTGCGCAATCAGCGGGAGTTTGAGAAGATCCGGGCCTATATTGAGCAGAACCCGGTGCGGGCTGGCCTGGTCGCGGCGGCTGAGGCATATCCCTGGTCGAGTGCGGCGCCTGGCGACCTAGGGATCGCCAGCGGACCGAGGGTCCGCCCTACGGTCGGGCCTCCATCCGGCGCGCCCGGCCGGACGTGA
- a CDS encoding pitrilysin family protein produces the protein MSKLTLERDICVSTLSNGIRVITEPMPAVRSVAVGFWIGTGSRCETIEENGTSHFIEHMLFKGTPKRSAEAIAREVDAIGGHLDAFTGRELVGYNTKVLDEHMPLAFEILSDMLLNPRFDISDIEKEKGVVLEELKMENDSPETFVHELFVSNFWKHHSLGRPILGTKKTIAAFCPENLRGYHQRYYRPENITLTAAGSLRHEDLIRVAEQYLSPLTVGGKLPDFTTPPTAAPLILKNRRSLQQVHLCLGVPMVPATHPLRFAAYTLNVILGGGMSSRLFQNIRERQGLAYSIFSELNLYRDTGLMAIYAGTSSETARKLLDGVMVELRRLKNDPLPADELRHAKDHMKGSLMLSLESTSSRMSNLARQWMNFGKFFTLDELADCIEAVTADEVLSVAREYFDSEKIGLAMLGRLEGLTVTREDLSC, from the coding sequence ATGTCGAAGCTCACCTTGGAACGGGATATTTGCGTTAGCACGTTATCAAACGGAATTCGTGTGATAACGGAGCCGATGCCGGCGGTCAGAAGCGTGGCAGTCGGATTCTGGATCGGCACGGGTTCCCGGTGCGAAACGATCGAGGAGAACGGCACCTCGCATTTCATTGAGCACATGCTCTTTAAGGGCACACCGAAACGTTCGGCCGAAGCCATCGCTCGCGAAGTGGACGCCATCGGCGGCCACCTGGACGCGTTTACCGGCCGCGAGCTCGTTGGCTACAACACCAAGGTTCTGGACGAGCATATGCCGCTCGCCTTCGAGATTCTCTCGGACATGCTCCTGAACCCACGGTTCGACATCTCGGACATCGAAAAGGAGAAAGGCGTCGTCCTCGAGGAACTCAAGATGGAGAACGACAGCCCGGAGACCTTCGTCCACGAGCTGTTCGTCAGCAACTTCTGGAAGCATCACTCCCTGGGCCGGCCCATCCTGGGCACCAAGAAGACCATCGCCGCCTTCTGCCCCGAAAACCTCCGCGGCTACCACCAACGCTACTACCGGCCCGAGAACATCACGCTGACGGCAGCCGGCAGCCTGCGGCACGAAGATCTGATCCGCGTGGCCGAACAGTACCTCAGCCCGCTCACGGTGGGCGGTAAACTGCCTGACTTCACCACGCCGCCCACGGCCGCGCCGCTGATTCTCAAGAATCGCCGCAGCCTGCAGCAGGTACATCTCTGCCTCGGCGTCCCCATGGTGCCGGCCACGCACCCGTTGCGTTTCGCCGCCTATACCCTGAACGTCATCCTCGGCGGCGGCATGAGCAGCCGGCTTTTCCAGAACATCCGCGAACGCCAGGGCTTGGCGTACTCCATCTTCTCGGAGCTCAACCTCTATCGCGACACCGGCCTAATGGCCATCTACGCCGGCACGTCGTCCGAGACCGCGCGCAAACTGCTGGATGGCGTCATGGTCGAGTTACGCCGCCTGAAGAACGACCCGCTGCCGGCCGACGAGCTGCGCCACGCGAAGGACCACATGAAAGGCTCGCTGATGCTGAGCCTCGAATCCACCAGCAGCCGCATGAGCAATCTCGCCCGGCAATGGATGAACTTCGGCAAGTTCTTCACGTTGGACGAACTGGCCGACTGCATTGAAGCCGTCACCGCCGACGAAGTGCTGAGCGTGGCGCGCGAATACTTCGACTCGGAGAAGATCGGGCTGGCGATGCTGGGCCGTCTGGAAGGGCTCACCGTAACCCGGGAAGACCTGTCCTGTTGA
- a CDS encoding TPM domain-containing protein, with the protein MGRWTKALLVLVSAGWIAAAADFGALRPTGYVNDFAKVLDPASAQQLEAYCAQVQNATGAQIAIVTLPSLEGEPIEDVANLLYRKWGVGSKKENEGVLLLLSIGDRRSRLEVGYGLEPIIPDGNAGGIIREMRPSLRAGNYDQALSDAAHTIAERIAQAKGVQIGMPAPLRHSRPGPENFPWEVLVVVGGLLLVMLFFGGGRSGRGGYGGGGGGGGFLVGMILGQLLGGGGSRTRGGGGFGGYDSGDSFGGFGGGDSGGGGASSDW; encoded by the coding sequence ATGGGCCGCTGGACCAAAGCTCTGCTGGTGCTCGTGTCCGCCGGTTGGATCGCGGCGGCCGCCGATTTCGGCGCCCTGCGGCCCACCGGCTATGTCAACGACTTCGCCAAGGTGCTCGACCCCGCGTCGGCGCAGCAACTGGAGGCGTATTGCGCCCAGGTGCAGAACGCCACCGGCGCACAGATCGCAATCGTTACCCTGCCCAGCCTGGAAGGCGAACCCATTGAGGATGTCGCCAACCTGCTGTATCGCAAGTGGGGCGTCGGCAGCAAGAAGGAAAACGAAGGCGTCCTCCTACTGCTCTCCATCGGCGACCGCCGCTCCCGCCTGGAGGTGGGCTACGGCCTGGAGCCGATCATCCCCGACGGCAACGCGGGCGGCATCATCCGTGAAATGCGGCCATCGCTGCGGGCCGGCAATTACGACCAGGCGCTCTCTGACGCGGCGCATACCATCGCCGAGAGAATCGCCCAGGCCAAGGGTGTCCAGATCGGAATGCCGGCGCCCCTGCGCCACTCACGGCCCGGCCCGGAGAACTTTCCCTGGGAAGTGCTCGTCGTGGTGGGCGGCCTGTTGCTGGTGATGCTGTTCTTTGGCGGCGGCCGCAGTGGCCGCGGCGGCTACGGCGGCGGCGGAGGAGGAGGCGGCTTCCTCGTAGGCATGATTCTGGGGCAACTGCTGGGCGGCGGCGGATCCCGCACCCGCGGCGGCGGCGGTTTTGGCGGCTACGACTCCGGCGACAGTTTCGGCGGATTCGGCGGCGGAGACTCGGGCGGCGGTGGTGCGTCCAGTGACTGGTAG
- a CDS encoding LemA family protein: MKTGLIIGGIILVLVLIVGGKAASANNELVVKQEAIRGSWSQVDVALQRRADLIPNLVETVKGFAAQEKQILETVANARSALLNAKSPAEKIQANQGLDSAIGRLLVVVENYPNLKSNENFMRLQDELAGTENRIAVERRKYNETVQDYNTSIGLFPNNLFANFLGFHRNDDYFKTEPGARTAPAVKF, encoded by the coding sequence ATGAAGACTGGATTGATTATCGGCGGCATCATCCTGGTGCTCGTGTTGATTGTGGGCGGCAAGGCCGCATCGGCGAATAACGAACTGGTGGTCAAACAGGAGGCGATCCGCGGCTCATGGTCGCAGGTAGATGTGGCCCTGCAGCGCCGCGCCGACCTGATCCCCAACCTGGTGGAGACCGTGAAGGGCTTTGCGGCCCAGGAAAAGCAGATCCTCGAAACCGTCGCCAACGCGCGTTCCGCCCTGTTGAACGCCAAGAGCCCGGCGGAGAAGATCCAGGCCAACCAGGGCCTGGATTCCGCCATCGGCCGCCTGCTGGTGGTGGTGGAGAACTACCCGAACTTGAAGTCGAATGAGAACTTCATGCGGCTGCAGGATGAGTTGGCCGGTACCGAGAACCGTATCGCCGTGGAACGCAGGAAGTACAACGAGACCGTGCAGGACTACAACACCAGCATCGGCCTCTTTCCCAATAATCTCTTCGCCAACTTCCTCGGCTTCCATCGTAACGATGACTATTTCAAGACCGAGCCCGGCGCCCGGACAGCGCCGGCCGTGAAGTTCTAG
- a CDS encoding aldehyde dehydrogenase family protein — protein MNTPIFPNYIDGAWVEGPTFENRNPADISEVVGLHGKGSPEDIQRAADAAQSALAAWSTTSGPARGALLYRIADILDRKFDQISAEMTREEGKTLPEAKGEVRRSINIFRYFAGEGSRMAGVMAPSERDRVHMFALRKPVGVVGLITPWNFPSAIPAWKLAPALICGNTVVMKPASAAPLSAWRIIEACHEAGVPKGVVNFVGGSGGALGAAIVNAKPIKAISFTGSCEIGQWIHAEASKRRLRIQLEMGGKNPTIVLADADFASAVENCVNATFFSTGQKCTATSRVIVEEGIYDKFVAAVVERTKKLKVGNGMQPGIDIGPCVDEGQMNTVLRYIEIGRKEAGEPLCGGHRLTGGDYDKGYFVEPTVFAGITEEMVIAREEIFGPVMAILKARDFQHAMQLANGSDFGLSASLQTTNLSRMFEYIYGIEAGLVTVNLPSAGVEYQLPFGGSKDSSFGPKEQGPAALEFYSDHKTVYIKY, from the coding sequence ATGAACACACCCATCTTTCCGAACTACATTGACGGCGCGTGGGTCGAAGGACCCACGTTTGAGAACCGCAACCCGGCCGACATCAGCGAAGTAGTCGGGCTGCACGGCAAGGGTTCGCCCGAGGACATTCAGCGCGCCGCCGACGCGGCGCAGAGCGCACTGGCCGCGTGGTCAACGACGAGCGGCCCGGCCCGTGGAGCGCTGCTTTACAGGATCGCCGACATCCTCGACCGCAAGTTCGACCAGATCAGCGCCGAGATGACGCGCGAAGAGGGCAAGACGCTGCCTGAAGCCAAGGGCGAGGTCCGGCGTTCCATCAACATCTTCCGCTACTTCGCCGGCGAGGGCTCGCGCATGGCGGGCGTCATGGCGCCCAGCGAACGCGATCGCGTCCACATGTTCGCCCTCCGCAAGCCCGTGGGCGTTGTCGGCCTGATCACGCCCTGGAACTTTCCCAGCGCGATTCCGGCCTGGAAGCTCGCGCCCGCGCTCATTTGCGGCAATACCGTGGTGATGAAACCGGCGTCTGCCGCGCCGCTCAGCGCGTGGCGCATCATCGAGGCCTGCCATGAGGCGGGCGTGCCCAAGGGCGTGGTCAACTTCGTCGGCGGCAGCGGGGGCGCACTGGGCGCGGCCATCGTGAACGCCAAACCCATCAAGGCGATCAGCTTCACCGGTTCCTGTGAAATCGGGCAGTGGATCCACGCCGAGGCCTCGAAGCGCCGTCTCCGCATCCAGTTGGAGATGGGCGGCAAAAACCCCACCATCGTCCTGGCCGACGCCGACTTCGCCTCGGCCGTCGAAAACTGCGTGAACGCGACGTTTTTCTCCACTGGCCAGAAGTGCACGGCCACCTCGCGCGTGATTGTCGAAGAGGGCATCTACGACAAATTCGTCGCGGCCGTGGTCGAGCGCACGAAGAAGCTGAAGGTCGGCAACGGCATGCAGCCCGGCATCGACATCGGCCCGTGCGTCGACGAAGGGCAGATGAACACGGTCCTCCGTTATATCGAGATCGGACGCAAGGAAGCCGGCGAGCCCTTGTGCGGCGGCCATCGCCTGACGGGCGGAGACTACGACAAGGGCTATTTCGTCGAGCCCACTGTCTTTGCCGGCATCACGGAAGAGATGGTGATCGCTCGCGAAGAGATCTTCGGGCCCGTGATGGCCATCCTGAAGGCGCGCGACTTCCAGCACGCCATGCAACTCGCCAACGGCAGTGATTTCGGCCTCTCGGCGTCGCTCCAGACCACCAACCTTTCACGCATGTTCGAATACATCTACGGCATCGAAGCGGGCCTCGTCACAGTAAACCTGCCCAGCGCCGGTGTCGAGTATCAACTGCCGTTCGGTGGCAGCAAGGATTCCAGCTTTGGCCCGAAGGAACAGGGTCCGGCCGCGCTTGAGTTCTACAGCGACCACAAGACGGTCTACATCAAATACTAG